TGGATCATTGCCTGAACAAAATAAACCGAGTAAAGCCCGTCCAATAATGTTCGCCGCCCCGCAATTGCCCGGGGCGGCGCCGTCACTCGCTGATGTAATCCCGCAGTTTGCGGCGGTGGCTGGGGTGCCGCAGGCGGCTGAGCGCTTGGGCCTCGATCTGCCGCACGCGTTCCCGGGTGACGCCCATTTTACGGCCGACTTCCTCGAGGGTGTAGGATTGCCCGTCCAACAGGCCGTACCGCAGCTGCAGAATCCGGACTTCGCGCGGGGGCAGGGTTCCGAGCACTTCCTCCAGCTGTTCGCGCAGAAGGTTGCGCGTGGCGGCTTCGGCCGGGGCGGGGCTTTCCTCGTCCTCGATGAAATCCCCCAGAACCGAATCCTCTTCCTCGTCGGTCGGGGTTTCGAGGGAAAGCGGCCGGCGGGCAACCTGGATCATGTTCTCGACCTTCTTCGAGGTCACGCCCAGCGCGTCGCCCAACTCGTCCGGGCTGGGGTCGCGTCCGAGTTCCTGCGTCAGCTGGTGGGAGACGCGCAACAGTTTGTTGATCTGGTCGCCCATGTGGACCGGGACGCGGATCGTGCGGCCTTGGTCGGCGATCGCCCGGGTCACCGCCTGGCGGATCCACCAAGTGGCGTAGGTGCTGAACTTGTGCCCCCGGCGGTAGTCGAACTTCTTCGCCGCCCGGATCAGGCCGATGTTCCCTTCCTGGATCAGGTCCAGGAACGGGACACCGCGGCCCATGTATTTCTTGGCCACGCTGATCACCAGCCGGGAATTGGCGGTGATCAGATGCTCGCGGGCGGACCACCCGTCTTCGATCCCGGATTGCAGCTGAGCCCGCCGGCGGAGTTCCGCGACGCCCCGTGCGAGGGATTCCCGCGCCAGCTTGCCGCGTTCGATCCGCTTGGCTAGGGTCACCTCTTCGACGGCCGTCAGCAACGGCACCCGTCCGACTTCTTTGAGGTATAGCCCGATTGTGTCGTCGGCGTCGATCGCCGAGAGGTAGGTGTCGTCTTCAAGGAGTTCCCCGGACAGCGGGATTTCCTCTTCCACCTCCGCCAGCTCCTCGTCGCCCGGTTCCGGTTCGGCGGATTCGCTGGTGTCGAAGATCTCCACCCCCGCCGAGAGCAGGGCGGCGTAAGTCTCCTCCAATTGGTCGATATCCCGCTCGGCCTCCGGAAAGTAGCGCAGGATGTCGTCGATGGTGACGAATCCCTTTTCCCGGCCTTGTTCGATCAGGGCGGCGATCGAGGGATGTTCCTCGTCGATCGGAAGGGAATCGTCCACCGGGGCGACGGCCGGAGCGGCCCCGAAGTGTTTCTCGGCCGGGGAAGCGGCCAAGCGCCTGCCGAGCATCGTCACGGCCTTGTGGCGCGCCAAATCCTTCCCCTTCGGAGACGCCGTGCCGCCGGTGGTTTTCACCGGGCGGTTCCGAAGCGGAGATTTGTTGTCTTTGGGCTTGGATCGTTTGGCAGGAGAACGTGGCTTTCCCGCGTTTTTTCCTTTGGCAACCATACTCCACCAGCATACAACGGAAAATTGGGAGGTGCAATAGGCGGCGGCTTTTTCCCTGAAATTTGGGATTTTTCCGAAAAAACCGCCAGTCCATCTCCGGTTGCTTCCATGAGATGGACTGGCGGGGCAGGACGTGTAGGGTGCTGTTTCTCAGGAAGTCGGACTTGCCGTGGGCGTCGCCGGCGCCATCGACGGGGTCGGCGTCACGGTCGGGGTTTCCGTCGGCGTCGCCGTCTCGGTCGGGGTCAGCGTCGGCGTGCGCGTGATCGTCGGCGTGGTGGTGTTGGTCGGCGTGATCGTGAAGGTCGGCGTGATCGTCGGCGGCAACGGCTTATTGGAGATCCAGCCGATCACCCCGGACAGGAAGGTGGTCCGCACGGAGATGATCTTCGGCGAGCCCTCAATCCGCGCGTAGTAGCCGGTCTGGGTCGGATTCATGGCGCCGATTTCCAGCACGAACGATTTCCCTTCCGAGGTCTTCACCGTCAGTTTGTAGTTGGGCTTGTCGAGGTCGAATATCTCCAGTTCCAGGTCCGTGCCGTGTTCGCGGTATACCTCCACCTTGGCGAGCGATGTCACCACCGAGGTTACCGAAGTCTGGTTTGCCTCCGCCGAAGGAATGTCCATCACCATCCAGGTGCCTTTGGTGTTCTTCTGGACTTCCACGTGCATCCCGGCGTTGAGGTCCTCGATCCGGATGAAGTTGATGCTTGCGCCGTCAACGCTCCACAGCGGTTCGAGGGTGGCCGTGACGGAGGAGGCCGGTGTGGGGGCGGGCTGGATGATGTTCGAATCCAGCAGAGCCGCCAGGGCGATCAGTACGACGAGCAGGACCAGCAAACCGTAGGTAATTCTTCTATCCATGGAGTTCTCTCTGTTCCGGAAGGCTCAGGTCCGATTCCGGAGAAGGAATTATTTATGCTTGCGGCGGTTGTACCACACGATCCCGTACAGGGCGACGAAGCTGCCCGGCAGCAGGCAGGCGGAGGTGAGCACGATCGCGTTCATCACCCAGGCGTCCGTCGGCAGCGAGATGTAGCGGTAGGTCGAGGGCTTTTGGGAAAGGCTGATCAGGTTTTCCTGAAAGCTGGCCCAGTTCACGGCGTTCTCCATCAGTTCGCGGTTGGCGCCGGACCTCCAGTTGACGGCCTGGTTCTCGGCGAAATCCTCGTCGCCGAACACCACCACCCGAGAGGAAAGGGTCGCGTCCTCGGCCGAGACGCCGATGTTCAGCGGCGAGTCGTAGTCGACGTCCTTGTTGAAGACTGCGGACCGGTTTTCCGTCGTGAAGGAGATTTCCCCGACCGACGCCGTGTCGGTCTCGCCCCAAACCTTGTTGTTGGGGGCGTCGACTTGGACGAACCCGAGCGGCGTGAACGTCTTCCCGTCCGGCATGGCGATCTCGACGCTCATCGCGGTTGGGAACATCGTCATGGTTTCCGCGGTGGTCAGCTGCGTGATCGGGCTCGCGGAGGGATAGGTCGAGGCGATCGGCGTGAGGATATAGGTGTTGACCAGGTTGACGATGATGTCGTTGCGCAGGGTGATCCCCCACGCCTCCTTCAGGTACGCCGCCAGGATGTCCTCCGACGGGTTCATTTGGGTCACGACGTAGGGGTTCTGCAGAAGAATCAGCCCGCCGCCCGCTTCCAGGTATTCCTTGATCGCCGTGAGTTCAAAATCCAGGAGGGGCGTTTTCGGGCCGGCGAGCACGAGCACCGACGCATCCTCCGGGATTTTCTCCTCCTGGGTCAGGTTCAGAGTCTCGACGATGTAGTTCTTGCTGCGTAGGGCGGAAGCCAGCGTGCTGACGTCGGTATTCTCGCTGCTGTCGATCGAAGCTTCCCCGTGCCCTGCCAGGAAGTAGACCTTGTGCTCGCCGGGATTCATCAGCTTCACCAGGGCGGTGGTGAATTCGCTTTCGGTCGAAGAAGTCACCAGTTCTTTTTGTTCGCCCATCGCAAAGACTAGTGTGCCGTCTTGGGAGATCCCGTCCTGGTTGGCGAGCACCGGATTGGCGTCCGGGTCGATTTTGGTGTAGGTGATCAGCCCGCCCGACTCCGCCATGTACTTTTCCAAAAGCTCCATCGTGCTCTCCCAGCCGGTGTGGCTGGGGCCGTACCACGCGCGGACTTCGACCGGGTTGGCCAAGGTTTGCAGGGTCCGCAGGGTTTCCGGCGAGAGCGTGTTGGATTCATCCTCGGTCAGGTCGACCCACAGCGTGGTCTGGGTCGACGCCTGATACAGGATGTAGTTCACGGTCACGACGATCGCCACCAGCGACAGGCTGGTAATTAACATGTTGGTGCCGTATTTGGCTTGCCGGCTGCCCAGCCAGGATTGGACCCGCTCCGGGTCCAGGAACGCGAAGGCCAGGATGCCCACCGCCCCGATCAGGAGCGGGACGTAGGTGTAAACGTCCACCGCGCCCCGCACGAGGTACGCGATCAGCGCGGTGACCAGCCCGGCCACCCCGGCCAGCAAGAGCCAGGGGGCGATGGCCGCCGGATTGAAATCCCTAATGGAATCCTTTTTATCATTCTGCAAAGACATGGGACGGTTTCCTCCGGTCTTACCGCCACCGCTTGGATTCGATGACGCGGGTGGCGAAGAACAAGCTCAAGGCGATGAGGCTGAGATAGTAAACGATGTCGGTCAGGTCCAGGCGGCCGGCGTAGGCCGTGTTGTAGAAGTGGGAGGTGAAATCCAGGTATTGCAGGACGGTCCCCCACAGCGATGTGCCGCCCATCCCGCCCATATAGCTGAGGGTGCTGGTGGCCAGGCCGGAAACCCACAGACCGAGGCTGACGACCAGCGAGGCGAAGAAGGCCGCCGTCGCGTTGGCGAACAGGGACGAAACCGCCACGCCGATCGCCAACAGCGCCCCAACCAGCAGGAACAGGACGATGTAGGAGCTGACCAGCGGGCCTTGGTCGATCCCGTTCGGCTTGGTGATCGCCTGCAGGAAGATCGGATACACCCAGGTGAGGGCGAGGATCACCGAGGCGAACATCGCAGCGCCGACCCATTTGCCGACGACCAGTTCGGAATCGCGCACCGGTGCGGTCAACAGCAGTTCCAGCGTGCCGGCCCCGTTTTCCTCCGCCAACAGCTTCATGGTGATGGCCGGGGTCGCAAAAAGCAACAGGGTCAGCAACGGGCCCAGCACCGTGGTCCCGGCAAGTTCCTGCGCCGAATAGGTGTTGTTCAGGGTTTGCACCAGGTCGAGCGAGAAGACGATTCCCAGGAACAGGAAGATCACCACGGCCAGAAAATAGGCGATCGGGGAACCGAAATATTGACGGAATTCCTTCCAGGCGATGATCCAGATGTTGCGCATGAATTCCTACTCCTTCTGTTGCCGGGAGCCGCGTTTTCCCTTGGATTTGTCGTCCGTACGGGTCAGTTCCAGGAAGATCTGCTCCAGGTCCACGCCCTGGCTGTGGACTTCGACCACGTCCTGCCCGCCGCGGGTCAGCGCGCGGACGATCGCCGGCCGGATTTCCTTCCCGGGGGCGATTTCCACTTCGAAGATGCCGTTGCCCATCGGTTCGACCGTCAGGACTCCCTTGACCGCGGCGATGATGTTCTCGGCGCCTTCGGTTTCCCCGGCCAGCTCGACGGTGATGCGCTCGGCGCCCGCCAGCCGCGCCTGCAGGTTTTCCGGCCGGTCCTCGGCGACGATGTGGCCTTTGTTGATAATCAGCACGCGGTTGCAGATCTGCTGGGCTTCGGAGAGAATGTGGGTCGAAAGCAGCACCGTGTGATCGGCGCCGAGCTCCCTGATGAAGTTGCGGATTTCCACCACCTGGACCGGGTCGAGGCCGATGGTCGGTTCGTCGAGGATCAGAACCTCCGGCTTGTGGAGCACGGCCTGCGCCAAGCCGACCCGCTGGCGCATGCCTTTGGAGAGGTTGCCGATGTAGGATTCCACCCGGTCTTCCAGGTTCACGCGCTGGATGGCCTCGTCGACGCACTGGTCCGGATTTGGAAGGTGGCGCATCGCGGCCATGAAGTCGAGGTAGTCGAGCACCGTCATGTCGGAGTAGAGCGGCACGGTTTCCGGCAGGTAGCCCACCCGCCGCCGGACCTCGAGCGACTCGTCCACGACGTCGAAGCCGGCCACGATCGCGCGCCCTTCGCTGGGCGGCATGTAGGCCGTCAGGATCCGCATCGTGGTGGTTTTCCCGGCGCCGTTCGGCCCCAGAAAGCCGACGATCTCCCCCTTCTTGGCGTGGAAGTTTAACCCGTCGATGGCTTTGCGCAGGCCGTACCATTTGGTCAGGTTGGTGACTTGAATCATCCTGTCCTCGTAAAAGGGTATGGAGAGATGAGCCCGAAGGTGTTGATCGGGGGATGCTACTGTTTATTTATACTTGTTTTTCGGCTCAAATCAAGGACGGTTCGGGGCTTCTCATCAAACCTTTAGCTGGTCGCGGACCCGCTGGAAGCCCCGTTTCCACCGCCGAAGGCGCGCGCTCCGCCGCGCTTGACAAGGCGGAGGCCCCAAACTAAAATGCGTGAGCTGTTCCCGGCCGACGCGGATGCATCACCCCCGCTGCCAGCGAATGATTAAGAAGAATCCCCGGTCATCCTGCCGCGCCTAATGCGCGGCTTATCTTGTGTGTCGATCCGGACACTCCGTGGAGGACTACATGGAAAATCTTGACATTTTCGGAATGGCAACACGGCACGGCTTGAACCCTGTCGAGCAGATCTTCATCCTCAGCGTGCTGGTGGCCGCGTTCCTCAGCCTGGTCTACGCCGCCTTGTTGCGCTGGATGGTGCTCAAGAAGGACAAGGGCACCGTCAAGATGCAGGAGGTTTGGAACGCGATCCGCAAGGGAGCCGACGCCTACCTCGGGCGGCAGCTGCGGACCATCCTGCCGTTGATCGTCGTGCTGACGGTGGTGATGTTCTTCAGCGTCTATGTGGTCCCGCCCTCGCGGGAGGCGCTGGAGGAGTTCCACAACCTGACCCAGGACCAGATCGCCCTGGTGATCGCGATCGGGCGCACCGTCGCCTTCATCCTCGGCGCGAGCTTCTCGCTGATCGTCGGGCAGTGGGGCATGCGGATGGCCGTCCAGGCCAACATCCGCGTCGCCGCCGCCTCTCGGCGCGGATTCAACGAGGCGCTTTCGATCGCCTACTACGCCGGGACGATCACCGGCATGCTCACCGACGGGCTCGGCCTGCTCGGCGGGACGGCGATCTTCATCGTCTTCGGACGGGCCGCCCCCGACGCCCTGCTCGGCTTCGGCTTCGGCGGCACCCTGCTGGCGCTGTTCATGCGCGTCGGCGGCGGCATCTACACCAAGGCTGCCGATGTGGGCGCCGACCTGGTCGGCAAGGTCGAAAAAGACATTCCCGAGGACGATCCGCGCAACGCCGCGGTGATCGCCGACTTGGTCGGCGACAACGTCGGCGACTGCGCCGGCATGGCCGCCGACATCTTCGAAAGCTACGAAACGACCATCGTCTCCGGCCTGATCCTCGGCTTGGCGCTGGTGTCCTTGACCGGCGAGTTGAAGTGGATCGTCTACCCGCTGGTGATCCGCGCCGTGGGCGTGATCTCCTCCATGCTCGGGACCTTCACCGTTCCGATCTGGGAAAAGTTCCCGATCCCCTTCCTGCGGGCGCATGATGCCGAAGAGGCGATGTTCCGCTCGTACGAGGTGTCGAGCTTCTTTACCTGCACCATCTCCTTCATCCTGGCCCTGACCTACGCCCAAGACTGGCGCCTGGCGGCCCTCACCACCATCGGCGTCGGCCTGGCGGTGGCCTTCAACCCGCTGACCTCGTTCTTCACTTCCACCAAGCACGCACCGGTCAAGGAGATCGTCAAATCCACCAACACCGGACCCGCCACCACGATCCTCTCCGGCCTTTCGGTCGGGATGGAATCCAGCGTCTACGCCCTGTTCGTGATCGTCGTCGCCTTCATCCTCGGGTTGCTGCTCTACAGCGCCGACGGGGCGACCTACGTGCTGTACGCCGTGGCGATGATCGGCATCGGCATGCTCTCGCACACCGGCAACAACGTGGCGATGGACTCCTACGGCCCGATCTCCGACAACGCCAACGGGATCGGCGAGATGGCCTGGCATGACCTGAAGGACAAGGAAACCCTCAAGGCCCGCCAGATCATGGCCGACCTCGACGCGGTTGGCAACACCACCAAAGCCATCACCAAGGGCATCGCCATCGCCTCGGCCGTGATCGCCGCGGTCAGCCTGTTCGGTTCCTACATCACCGACGTCGGCCGGGTGCAGGCCCAACTCGGTCAGACGGTGATGGACGCCATCCGCGTCTCCGACACCAAGGTGTTCATCGGCTTGCTCCTGGGCGGCGCCCTGCCATGGCTGTTCGGCTCGCTCTCCATCCGCGCGGTCAGCCGCGCGGCCTGCCAGATCGTTGAGGAAGTCCGCCGCCAGTTCAAGCTTCCGGGCATCATGACCGGAAAAGTGGCTCCGGATTACGCCCGGGTGGTGAGCATCTCCACCGCCTCGGCCCAGAAGGAGCTCATCCCGCTGGCGACGATCGCCGTCCTGATGCCTCTGGCCGTCGGCTTAATCCTGCAGGTCGAAGCTTTGGGAGGCTTCCTGGCTGGCATCATCCTCTCCGGCCAGTTGCTGGCGGTGTTCATGTCGAACGCCGGCGGCGCCTGGGACAACGCCAAGAAGTCGATCGAGGACGAGCCCCGCGACCTCAAGGCCAACACCGGCAAGGGTTCCGAACGGCATAAGGCGGGCGTGGTCGGCGACACGGTCGGCGATCCGCTCAAAGACACCGCCGGTCCGGCCCTCAACCCGATGATCAAGGTCGCCAATCTGGTCAGCCTGCTGGCCGCCCCGATCATTGTCAAGTACCAATTGACCAATGCCGACGGCAGCGTGAATTTCGTCGTCCTGGCCGTGGCGGTTTTGTTGCTGGCGGCCACCGTCTGGGCGATTGCGCAAAGCAACCGCCAAGTGAAGGAAGAACCCGCGGTTGCCGCCGTTCCCGCGGCAAAGAAACCCGCCGCGAAGCGAAAAAAGTAACCCCTGTCAATCCCGAGTAGGAAAAGGAGAAGGCCTCAAGCCTTCTCCTTTTTTCTACCCGGAATCCCGTTTTTTCTTTTTCCTCACCCCGATCCCATAATTCCGAAACGGATGAAAACCTCCCTTTTTCTTTTTCCCCTTTCGCATCCTCCCGTCACTGTCCCGAGCGGAGTGCGGAACAGGCGTTGCCGGATTAATCCTCCCAGTCCTTCTCAACAACTCGGCGGCTTTACATTATCTACCTGCTTTGAATGTATATTTCCCATGCAAGAATTTAAGTATCTCCTCAGCCTCCCCCTCATCCGCCCTCCCGTCGCTTCGCTCCGGGACAGGTTCGGGCGCCTTCTCCCAGCCCTGCATCTACGGATGAACTTATACATTTATTGAAAGCCCTCCAACTTAAGCGATGGGCTGGGAGAAGGATGGGATGAGGGGAAAATGAAAACTGGTTTTTCCGGACATTTATATAATTCTTGCATCGGGGTGAGCAGACAAAAACTGAGAAGCAATTACCGTCTTTTTTTTCGGCTCAGCCGACCATCCACTGTGCGGCGAATAGGACCTATCCCCTCTTTCGTGGGAGGAGGGATGCCCCGCAACCTGTTGTGGGAGGCGGGAGATCGCCGATAGCCCCGGCAAATGGGAGACCGGGCCAATGCCTGTCAGGGCGGAAGAACCGCAAAGCCGGGGCGGCGGGTCAGTCCTCTTCTTTACAAACGTTAATAAGGTATTTCGCCGCCACCGCCTCGAGCGGGGCGGGAGCCGGGTTCCCCTGCAGGACGGCTTTAAGGATCTCCATATCCGAAGACCACACCAGGCTTCCGGGCGTGATGAAACAGAAGGCGCCCGGCTGGTAGGCGGTGGCCAGTTTTCCCCCGTGATAGTAATAATGGCTTTGGCTGGTCACCACCGGATAGGCATGCATCGACGGCGGCATATCCGCCGGCTGGAACCATAATTTGATCTCCCGCTCGGCGTCGGCGGCATTGGCCGAGGCGTGGATCAGGTTTTCCATCCGCTGGCCGATGGCGTTCCCGTTCTTGTCCAGAATCGGGACCAGGGTGCCCAGCGAGCGGATGCAGCCCGGCTGTTTTTCCCGCGCCTCGTGCGGGTTGGTCGGTCCGACCAATTCGCGGATCCGCTGCACCGCGTCAACGCCCTGATAGACGAAAGCGACAACCCGGCGCTTCCAAGGCTCGTCCGGGTAGTGGATCTTCCCCATGATGAAATCGAGCAGCCCGGGAAAGAACACTTTCCCGCGGTGCTCCGCGTAGTGTTCGTCGGCCAGCATCCGGTTGACATAAACGATCTTTGCGGCGGCGAACCGCAGGCCGGTGTGGAACTCGGAAAGTTGGGAGACGATGTAACCGGTGAGCGAGTTTTTCAGCGCGTCGGGTTTGATCAGGACCAGCGTTTGCTCGAGGGCTTCGTTGGGCATTCGGGAACTCCGATGATTTCCATGATACCGGGGATCGAGGTTTTCCGCCACCGGCGGGCGGCACTTGGGCGGCCGGTCAGCGCTCGCGGACCGGCGGATACGGTTCTTCTTCCGGGCCGACGTAGATGAAGCGCGGCCGGAAGATCCGGTTGTCGATCCATTGTTCGAGCGCGTGGGCCGTCCAGCCGGCGCTGCGTCCGACGGCGAAGATCGGGGTGAACATCGCGATTTCGATGCCCATCGAGGCCATCACGACTCCGGAGAAAAAATCCACGTTCGGCCAAATTCCGCGCTGGCCGTATTTCTCGGCCATCACCTTCTCGATCCGCTCGGCGGTTTCCAGCCAGTGTTCGGTGCCGGCCCGGCGGGTCACCTCGCGGGCTTGGTTGCGCAGGATCGTCGCGCGCGGGTCCATGATTTTGTACACGCGGTGTCCGAATCCGTGAATCCGCAGTTTCTGCGACATCGCGTCCTCCAGGAACCGCTCGACGTTCTCCAGCGAGCCGATCGCCTGGAGCATCCGCATCACCTCTTCGTTGGCGCCCCCGTGCAACGGCCCCTTCAGCGCGCAGATCCCCGCCACGACCGCCGAGTACAGGTCGGAGAGGGTCGAGCGGACGGTCACGGTGGCGAAGGTGCTGGCGTTGCACTCGTGATCGGCGTGCAGGATCAGCAGGACATCCATCACCTCCGCGTAGAAATTGTCGGGCGCGGCTCCGGTGAGCATGTAGTAAAAATTGCCGGCGTGCGTCAGGTCCGCCCGGGGGGTGAGCATCGGTTTCCCCTGCCGGGCCCGGGCGATGGCGGCCGCGATGGTGGCGATCTTTGAGACGATCCGGATGCTTTGGCGGCATTGTTCGGAGGGCGTATCGTCTTCGGTGGTCTCGTCGTAGGCCGCGAGGGCCGAAACCGCCGTGCGCAGAACCGACATCGGATGCACGCCGTAGCGCGGCGCGTGCTTCGCAATCAGGTCGTACAGCTCGGACGGAATCTCCCTGTACGAGCGCATCAACCGTTCGAGATCCTTAAGTTCGGCTTCCTTGGGCAGGCGGTCGTACAGCAAAAGGTAGAACACCTCCTCGTAGCTGGATTTTTCGCACAATTCCTCGATCGGGTGTCCGTGATAGACAAGCTTGCCCCCCATTCCGTCGACAAAGCTCTTCGCGCTCTCGCCCACGGGAATTCCTTCCAGACCCTTGGAGAAGGGAATCTCGCCCGCCTTGGCGATCAGTTTAACTTCCTCGGAGTAGGTGTTGGCCATGGTTCTCTCCTGCGTCTCCGCTCCTCTCCCCCCCGCTTACGGACCGTTCGAGGCCAAGCCGGAAACGATCTTGCGGATCCGGGCGGCGGAGGCTTCCAGCGTGGCACGCTCCTCGGCGTTGAGCGACAATTCGACGATCCGCTCCACCCCGGTGCGTCCGATCTGCACCGGCACCCCGAAATAAATGTCGTCCAGGCCGAATTCGCCCTCGCAATACGCCGAACAAGGAAACACCCGGTGCGTGTTGTTAAGGATGGATCCCACCATCGCCGTCAGGGCCGCCCCCGGCGCATACGCCGCACTGCGGGTCTTGAGCAGGTTGATCAGCTCCGTGCCGCGGTTCCGGGCTCGGTCGACGAGCGCTTCCAGCCTTTCCGCCGGGATCAGATCCGAAAGCGGAACCCCGCAGACGTTTGAATGGCGGACCATCGGCACCATGGTGTCGCCGTGTCCGCCGAGCATGAACGCATGCACGCTTTCGACGCTCACGCCCAATTCCCGGGCGATCAGGATCTGGAACCGCGACGAGTCGAGGATCCCGGCTTGGCCGATCACCCGCTGTTTGGGAAGCCCGCTCGACCGGTAGGCCAGGTAGGTCATCGCATCCACCGGGTTGGTAAGGATGATCAGGATTGCCTCCGGCGAATGCCCAACCGCGGCCGCGACCGTTTCCTTGATTACCGCGGCGTTGGTCTGCGCCAATTCGTCGCGGGTCATCCCCGGTTTCCGCGGTTTGCCGGCGGTGATGATGACCACGTCGGAATCGCGCGTGTCGGCATAATCGCTGGTCCCGTGGACGCTGGTCGATTGCTCGAGAATCGGGATGGCTTCCTGCAAATCCAGCGCCGCGCCCTGGGCCAGCCCGTCCACCGCATCCAACAGGACGATGTCGCATAAATCCTTTGCGGCCAGCCAGACGGCGGTCGCCGATCCGGTGTTGCCGGCTCCGATGATCGAGACTTTGGGGCGCATCGCTTGTCCAGGTTTGTCGGAATGCGGTTGGGACCGCGGAAGAACCGTTCCGGATCCGACCCCGGGGGATTAAGGCGTTAGTCTACCATAATCCCCCCAAGACGGATGGTATAATCTCCGCGCCCGCTCCCAAACCGGAAGCGGACCTGGAAACGCCCCCGTCCAATGTCCGAAAAAAAACACATCGTATCCCTTGATATCGAAACCACCGGGTTGTCGCCCGAACGCGATGCCGTGATCGAGGTCGGCCTGATCCGCTTTCGCGGAGACCGCGAGGAAGCCCGCTGGTCCTCCTTCGTCCATCCCGGCTGCCGGATTCCCCCGGCCATCACCCAGCTCACCGGCATCACCGATGCCATGGTTTCGGACGCCCCGCCGATTAAGGCGTTGATCCCGCAGATCCGCGAGTTCGCCGGCGGCGACCCGATCCTCGGGCACAACGTTGCCTTCGACATCGCCTTCTTCCGCAAGCACAGGCTGTTCCAGGACCAGGATGTTCTGGACTCCTTGGAGCTGGCCTCGGCGCTCCTTCCCCGCGCTCCGCGCTACAACTTGGGGGCGTTGTGCTCCCATCTGGGAATCCCCGTCTCCCCAACCCACCGCGCGTTGGACGACGCGCTCGCGGCCTATGCACTTTACCGCCGGCTGGCGGAGATCGCCTGCGGACTTCCGACCGCGTTCCTCGCCGAGATGGTGCGTTTCGGCCAGAATGTGAAGTGGGGCGGCGGCGCGCTGATGGAGGAGGCGTATGCCGCCAGGCTGAAGGAGGAGGGGGCGCTGGCCAAAACGCCCGGCGTGCGCTTCCCGATCTTCGAGTCGCAGCCGGTGTTCGGGCGGCGCGACGATTCCCAGTCCGGACCCGAACCGCCGCTCCCCCGCGAGGAACCCGAACCCCTCGATCCGGAGGCGATGGCCGCATTGCTCGACACCCGCGGTCCGTTCGGCGCCCATTTTCCCGGCTACGAACGCCGGACCCAGCAGATGGAAATGACCGCGGCCGTTTCCCAAGCCTTCTCGCAAGGTTCTCACCTCATGGTCGAGGCGGGCACCGGCACCGGGAAAAGCCTGGCTTACCTGATCCCGGCGGTCCATTGGGCGCTTAAAAACGGCGAGCGCGTGGTTGTCTCCACCAACACCATCAACCTGCAGGATCAGCTTCTGAAAAAGGATTTTCCCGACCTGGTGCGGGTGCTGAAGTTGG
This sequence is a window from Anaerolineales bacterium. Protein-coding genes within it:
- a CDS encoding DUF4340 domain-containing protein, with translation MDRRITYGLLVLLVVLIALAALLDSNIIQPAPTPASSVTATLEPLWSVDGASINFIRIEDLNAGMHVEVQKNTKGTWMVMDIPSAEANQTSVTSVVTSLAKVEVYREHGTDLELEIFDLDKPNYKLTVKTSEGKSFVLEIGAMNPTQTGYYARIEGSPKIISVRTTFLSGVIGWISNKPLPPTITPTFTITPTNTTTPTITRTPTLTPTETATPTETPTVTPTPSMAPATPTASPTS
- a CDS encoding GldG family protein, which codes for MSLQNDKKDSIRDFNPAAIAPWLLLAGVAGLVTALIAYLVRGAVDVYTYVPLLIGAVGILAFAFLDPERVQSWLGSRQAKYGTNMLITSLSLVAIVVTVNYILYQASTQTTLWVDLTEDESNTLSPETLRTLQTLANPVEVRAWYGPSHTGWESTMELLEKYMAESGGLITYTKIDPDANPVLANQDGISQDGTLVFAMGEQKELVTSSTESEFTTALVKLMNPGEHKVYFLAGHGEASIDSSENTDVSTLASALRSKNYIVETLNLTQEEKIPEDASVLVLAGPKTPLLDFELTAIKEYLEAGGGLILLQNPYVVTQMNPSEDILAAYLKEAWGITLRNDIIVNLVNTYILTPIASTYPSASPITQLTTAETMTMFPTAMSVEIAMPDGKTFTPLGFVQVDAPNNKVWGETDTASVGEISFTTENRSAVFNKDVDYDSPLNIGVSAEDATLSSRVVVFGDEDFAENQAVNWRSGANRELMENAVNWASFQENLISLSQKPSTYRYISLPTDAWVMNAIVLTSACLLPGSFVALYGIVWYNRRKHK
- a CDS encoding ABC transporter permease subunit, giving the protein MRNIWIIAWKEFRQYFGSPIAYFLAVVIFLFLGIVFSLDLVQTLNNTYSAQELAGTTVLGPLLTLLLFATPAITMKLLAEENGAGTLELLLTAPVRDSELVVGKWVGAAMFASVILALTWVYPIFLQAITKPNGIDQGPLVSSYIVLFLLVGALLAIGVAVSSLFANATAAFFASLVVSLGLWVSGLATSTLSYMGGMGGTSLWGTVLQYLDFTSHFYNTAYAGRLDLTDIVYYLSLIALSLFFATRVIESKRWR
- a CDS encoding sigma-70 family RNA polymerase sigma factor, which gives rise to MLGRRLAASPAEKHFGAAPAVAPVDDSLPIDEEHPSIAALIEQGREKGFVTIDDILRYFPEAERDIDQLEETYAALLSAGVEIFDTSESAEPEPGDEELAEVEEEIPLSGELLEDDTYLSAIDADDTIGLYLKEVGRVPLLTAVEEVTLAKRIERGKLARESLARGVAELRRRAQLQSGIEDGWSAREHLITANSRLVISVAKKYMGRGVPFLDLIQEGNIGLIRAAKKFDYRRGHKFSTYATWWIRQAVTRAIADQGRTIRVPVHMGDQINKLLRVSHQLTQELGRDPSPDELGDALGVTSKKVENMIQVARRPLSLETPTDEEEDSVLGDFIEDEESPAPAEAATRNLLREQLEEVLGTLPPREVRILQLRYGLLDGQSYTLEEVGRKMGVTRERVRQIEAQALSRLRHPSHRRKLRDYISE
- a CDS encoding ATP-binding cassette domain-containing protein — translated: MIQVTNLTKWYGLRKAIDGLNFHAKKGEIVGFLGPNGAGKTTTMRILTAYMPPSEGRAIVAGFDVVDESLEVRRRVGYLPETVPLYSDMTVLDYLDFMAAMRHLPNPDQCVDEAIQRVNLEDRVESYIGNLSKGMRQRVGLAQAVLHKPEVLILDEPTIGLDPVQVVEIRNFIRELGADHTVLLSTHILSEAQQICNRVLIINKGHIVAEDRPENLQARLAGAERITVELAGETEGAENIIAAVKGVLTVEPMGNGIFEVEIAPGKEIRPAIVRALTRGGQDVVEVHSQGVDLEQIFLELTRTDDKSKGKRGSRQQKE